One part of the Paenibacillus silvisoli genome encodes these proteins:
- a CDS encoding vWA domain-containing protein, with product MYSAEISRSNPSCFLFVIDQSGSMSDPFGASTKAESVSDAINRLLQNLVIKCAKSEGIRDYYHVGVIGYGAGVGPAFGGVLAGKEMVSISEIADNPTKLDKRLKKVPDGAGGLVDQLVKFPVWFEPVANGGTPMCEAMRTAHTVLSQWISEYTHCFPPVVIHITDGESTDGDPTPEMEQLRALSTDDGQVLLFNLHISDSPSAAELRFPETADALPDSYSRVLYEGASPLTPFMIRVANQEYDLNLSDGARGFVLNADLTLVIQALDIGTRPANLR from the coding sequence ATGTATTCAGCAGAAATCAGCCGTTCGAATCCGTCGTGTTTCTTGTTTGTTATCGACCAATCCGGATCGATGTCCGATCCCTTCGGGGCAAGCACGAAGGCCGAGAGCGTTTCGGACGCCATCAACCGGTTATTGCAAAATCTCGTCATTAAGTGCGCGAAGTCGGAAGGAATCCGCGATTACTATCATGTCGGCGTGATTGGCTATGGCGCCGGCGTCGGTCCGGCGTTTGGGGGTGTTTTGGCGGGGAAAGAAATGGTGTCGATCAGCGAGATCGCCGATAACCCGACAAAGCTGGATAAACGTCTGAAGAAGGTGCCGGACGGGGCGGGCGGCCTAGTCGACCAGCTCGTCAAGTTCCCGGTATGGTTTGAGCCCGTGGCAAACGGGGGTACGCCAATGTGCGAAGCGATGCGAACGGCCCATACGGTGTTGAGTCAATGGATCAGCGAATATACGCATTGTTTTCCGCCGGTTGTCATCCATATCACGGACGGGGAATCCACCGACGGCGATCCGACGCCTGAAATGGAGCAGCTCCGAGCGCTGTCGACCGACGATGGCCAAGTGCTGCTGTTCAACCTGCACATTTCCGATAGCCCGAGCGCGGCGGAACTCCGTTTTCCGGAAACCGCGGACGCGCTGCCTGACTCGTATTCCCGGGTGCTTTACGAAGGCGCGAGTCCGTTAACGCCGTTTATGATCCGGGTCGCCAATCAAGAATACGACTTGAATCTGTCGGATGGCGCGAGAGGCTTCGTGCTCAATGCCGATCTCACCCTCGTCATCCAGGCGCTTGATATCGGAACGCGTCCGGCCAACCTGCGTTAA
- a CDS encoding RIO1 family regulatory kinase/ATPase domain-containing protein, whose amino-acid sequence MYWPTPQDYREAIQNPRNCFKDPELQAGLPELDKLGLPRPISGSFASVYKLKCGEQEWAVRCFTNNVKDQKIRYDAISLHLRANPLPYLVPFEYLSEGININGQWFPVVKMKWVEGETLLTYIERHLNHHERLQELSGKWLTMTRELRAARIAHGDLQHGNILIHNDEIILIDYDGMYVPALQGMTSNELGHRNYQHPGRTEAHFGPYIDYFSEWVIWISLAAVCADPSLWHSLGAGEAEESLLFRRNDFVSPDASRAFELLAQVEDEAVRSNAGSLHGFSTIELPEVPSLPDPQLSPHPRSRQAPPLRSLPQRQRRQRR is encoded by the coding sequence ATGTACTGGCCCACTCCGCAGGATTATAGGGAAGCCATCCAAAATCCGCGTAATTGCTTTAAGGACCCGGAGCTGCAAGCCGGTCTCCCTGAATTGGATAAGCTCGGCCTGCCCCGTCCCATCTCGGGAAGCTTCGCCAGCGTGTACAAACTGAAGTGCGGCGAGCAAGAGTGGGCGGTCAGGTGCTTTACTAACAACGTCAAGGATCAGAAGATCCGATACGATGCCATCAGCTTGCATTTACGCGCCAATCCGCTTCCGTATCTTGTCCCTTTCGAGTACCTCTCCGAGGGGATCAACATTAACGGCCAGTGGTTCCCGGTCGTGAAGATGAAGTGGGTGGAAGGGGAGACGCTGCTCACTTACATCGAACGACACTTGAATCATCATGAACGATTGCAAGAGCTGTCCGGTAAATGGCTTACGATGACCCGCGAGCTGCGCGCGGCTCGTATCGCGCATGGCGATCTGCAGCACGGCAATATTTTGATCCATAACGATGAAATCATTTTAATCGACTACGATGGGATGTATGTGCCCGCTTTACAGGGTATGACGAGCAACGAGCTCGGTCATCGAAACTATCAGCACCCGGGAAGGACGGAAGCGCATTTCGGTCCTTATATCGATTACTTCTCGGAATGGGTGATCTGGATATCGCTCGCAGCCGTATGTGCCGATCCGTCATTATGGCATTCGCTCGGAGCGGGAGAGGCGGAAGAAAGTCTCCTCTTCCGTCGAAATGACTTCGTCAGCCCGGACGCATCGCGTGCGTTCGAGCTGCTGGCGCAGGTTGAGGATGAAGCGGTACGATCGAACGCTGGCTCCCTCCATGGATTCTCTACCATAGAATTGCCGGAGGTACCCAGCTTACCCGATCCGCAGCTATCGCCACATCCGCGCAGTCGTCAAGCGCCACCGTTACGCTCTCTTCCACAGCGGCAGCGGCGGCAAAGGCGCTAA
- a CDS encoding Gfo/Idh/MocA family oxidoreductase, translated as MQWFQGDRIKSVSCFGSGWHTDKRFKQEDTTVTMLRMASGKLIKLRLDVISKRPHNMSYYTLQGTKGCYEAPRGFGDDHKIWIEQAEGEQPKWRPLSDFQAYMPERFQTITDEQKKAGHWGSDYFIAQDFVRAAKGELKSPIDVYDACEWTAVALLSELSVMNGGREMEMPDFRKQSTFGEQIIKL; from the coding sequence ATGCAATGGTTCCAAGGCGACCGGATCAAATCCGTGTCCTGCTTCGGCAGCGGCTGGCATACGGATAAGCGCTTCAAGCAGGAGGACACGACGGTTACGATGCTGCGGATGGCGAGCGGCAAGCTGATCAAGCTTCGCCTCGACGTCATTTCGAAGCGTCCGCATAACATGAGCTATTACACGCTGCAGGGGACCAAAGGGTGCTATGAGGCTCCGCGCGGCTTCGGCGACGACCACAAAATCTGGATCGAGCAGGCCGAAGGAGAACAGCCGAAGTGGCGGCCGCTTTCCGACTTCCAGGCTTACATGCCCGAGCGTTTTCAAACGATTACGGACGAGCAAAAGAAAGCCGGTCACTGGGGCAGCGACTATTTCATCGCCCAGGATTTCGTCCGCGCGGCAAAAGGCGAGCTGAAATCCCCGATCGATGTGTACGACGCCTGCGAATGGACGGCCGTCGCCCTGCTGTCCGAGCTGTCGGTCATGAACGGCGGCCGCGAGATGGAAATGCCGGATTTCCGCAAGCAGTCCACCTTCGGCGAGCAAATCATCAAGCTGTAA